The Paroceanicella profunda genome contains the following window.
CCCGCAACCACGGGCTGCGCACCACCGAGCAGAAGGACCGCAACTACTTCCGCTCGGTCTACTTCCGCGAGCCCGGCGGCGTGCTGTTCGAGATCGCGACCGACGATCCGGGCTTCTCGGTGGACGAGCCGGTGGCGAGCCTCGGCGCGGCGCTGAAACTGCCCGGCCAGTACGAGAGCCACCGCGAGACGATCGAGGCCGCCCTGCCCGCGCTCGCCTGACATCCCGCGCCGCCCCTCCCCCGGGGCGGCCGCACGCCCCGATCCCGCCCGTGCTGAGGAGACAGACCATGACCACGACCACCGATATCCTCGCCCGCCCGCACCGGTTCGAACCGGCCAGGGTGCCCGGCCGCGACCCGCTCCTGCTGCTGCACGGAACCGGCGGCGACGAGACCGACCTGCTGTCGCTGGGCCGCGCCCTTGCCCCCGGTGCCGCCCTGCTCTCGCCGCGCGGCAGCGTGCTGGAGAACGGCATGCCCCGGTTCTTCCGCCGGCTCTCCGAAGGCGTGTTCGACGAGGCGGACCTCATCCGCCGCACCGATGAACTGGCAGAATTCATCGCCGCCGCGCGTGCCGCGCACGGCCTGGAGGCACCGGTGGCGGTGGGCTTCTCGAACGGGGCGAACATCGCCGCCTCGCTCCTCCTGCGCCACCCCGGCGTGCTGGCCGGGGCCGTGCTGCTGCGGGCGATGAAGCCCTTCGCGGCCAACCCCCGGCCGGGCCATTCCGCGACGCCGGTGCTGATGATCTCCGGTCAGATGGACCCGATCGTCCCGACGGCGAACGCCAATGCGCTCGCCGTCGATCTGGAAACCTCGGGCGCCGTGCTCACCCGGCACGTCCTGCCCACCGGGCACGGCCTCTCCCAGGCCGACCTGCACATCGCCGGGGAATGGCTGGCCGCGCACGGTCAGGCCCGCAGCGGCTCCAGCACCGAGACGTAGTTCGCCACGGCGCCGCCGCCCATGTTGAAGCAAAGGCCGAGGGTGGCGCCGGGCGCCTGCATCTCGCCGGCCTCTCCGGTGAGCTGGCGCGCGGCGAGCACGTGCATCGACACGCCGGTGGCGCCCACCGGGTGGCCCTTGGCCTTGAGCCCGCCGGACAGATTCACCGGCAGGCGCCCGCCGGGGCCCGTCTGCCCCTCGATGACGATCTCGCGCCCGCCCCCCGCGGGCGCGAGGCCGAGCGCCTCGGTCGACAGCAGCTCCGCGATGGTGAAACAGTCATGCACCTCGGCGAAATCCAGGTCGTCCACCGTGATGCCGGCGGTCTCGTAGGCCCGTCGCACCGCCTCGCGCGGGCCCTCGAAGGCCGGCAGGTCCTTGGCCGACAGCGGCAGGTAGTCGTTCACCTGCACCGCGGCGCGGAAGCCCACGGCGCGGCGGAACTCCCCCACCATGTCCTTGCGCACCACCACGATGGCCGCCGCGCCGTCGGAGACCAGCGAACAATCCGTCACCTTCAGCGGCGCCGCGATCATCGGGTTGCGGTTCGAGACGGTGCGGCAGAAGTCCAGCTCCAGAGGGCGGTGCATCTGCGCCAGCGGGTTGTGCATCGCGTTCGCGTGGTTCTTCACCGCGATCCGGGCCATGGCCTCCGTCGGATCGCCGAAGCGCTCCGCATAGGCGGAGGCGAATTCGGCGAAGATCTGCGGAAAGCTCCGGCCCGCTTCCTCCTTCTGGTAGCTCGCGCAGCCCAATGACGCGGTGACGGCGGCGGTGTCGAGATGGGTCATCTTCTCCGCCCCCACCACCAGCGCCACGCGCACCCGCCCGGCCCGCACCGCGTCCACCGCCGCGTAAAGCGCGGCGGAGCCGGAGGCGCAGGCGTTCTCGCAGCGCGTGGCCGGCTTGAAGCGCATGCCCGCGTCCGCGCCCAGCACCATGGAGGAGGCGAAGCCATCCGCCACCATGCCCGCGTTGAAATGCCCGAGCCAGACCGCATCGACATCCGCGCCGCTCAGCCCGGCATCGCCGAGCGCCTCCGCGGCGGCCATGGTTATGAGATCCTCCAGGCTCTGCCCTTCCAGGCGCCCGAATTTCGTGTGCCCCCAGCCGACGATTGCCGCGTCCATGCCTTTCCTCCCGCATTGGCGGGCGCGCGGGGAATGCGCACCCTTTTGCCAACAGCTAGCGCCAGGACGGAGCCTGCGTCGAGCCCGTTCTCGCCTGACGTCGCGGCGCAGGCTAACCCGGGCCGGCCATGTCACCCACCGGGCCGCACAGCCGCACCTCCGGCGCGGCGTCCCGCGCCCGGGCCTGCACCAGCGCGCAGGCATGCTCCCGCGACAGCGCCTCGGAGAAGAGGAAGCCCTGCACGCTGTCGCAGCCGAGCGCGTCGATCTGCGCGTTCTGCTCCTCGGTTTCCACCCCCTCGGCGGTGGTCTCCAGCACGGTGGCATGGGCGAGATCGATGATGGCGCGCACGATCGCCGCGTCGTTCGCGGAGCGGCCGAGCGCCTGGATGAAGCTGCGGTCGATCTTGATCCGGTCCACCTCCAGGCTCTGCAGCCGGCCGAGGTTGGAGAATCCGGTGCCGAAATCGTCGATCACCAGCCGCACGCCCATGCGCCGCAGCACCTGCAGGGTTTCGGCATGCACGCCCGGCGAATCGATCATCGCGCTCTCGGTGAGTTCGAGCTCCAGCCGCTCCGCAGGCAGGCCGGCGTTCCCCATCAGCTCCGCGAGGCGGCTGGCGTAGCTCGGGTCGCGCAGTTCCAGCGCCGAGACGTTCACCGAGATGGTGAGCCCCGGCCAGCCCGCCGCGGTGCGGCAGGCCTCCGCCATCACCCAGCCGCCGATCTCCTCGATCAGCCCGATGTCCTCGGCGATCGGGATGAACACCTCCGGTGAGATCGCCCCCCGCTCCGGGTGGTTCCAGCGCAACAGCGCCTCGAATCCGGTGAGCACGCGGCTGCGTGTCGCGAAGATCGGCTGGTAGTAGACGGCCAGTTGCCCGCCCGCGCGCAGGGCGGCGCGCAGGTCCGTCTCGATGCGGCGGCGCTCCTGCAGCAGGGCGTCCATGTCCTGCGTGTAGACCACGCACCGGTTGCGGCCGAGCGACTTGGCCCGGTACAGCGCCACATCGGCCCGGCGCACCAGTTCGTTGCGCCCGGGGCCGCCGCTCCAGGCGATCGCGTAGCCGATGCTCACCCCGATGAACACCTGATTGCCCTCGATGGAGAAGGGCTCGCGGGCCGAATCGACGATCCGCTCGCACAGGTGCAGCACATGCGCCTCCTCCGTCACGCCCGCCATCACGATGGCGAATTCATCGCCGCCGAACCGGGCCACGGTGTCCGTCTCGCGGATGAGGCGTTGCAGGCGGTTGCCGACCTCCTGGATCAGCCGGTCGCCGGCGGGGTGGCCCAGCGTGTCGTTCACCCGCTTGAAATGGTCGAGGTCGACGTAGAGCAGCGCCGTTCCGCCGGGGCCGGAGAGGCTGCTCCGCAGCGCACGTTCCAGGCGCGTGACGAACATCGCGCGGTTGGGCAGGCCGGTCAGCGTGTCATGCAGCGCCATGTAATGCATCCGGGCCTCCGTGGCGCTCAGCGCGGCCGAGCGGCGGTAGAGCAGCCAGAGAAACAGGCACAGGCCCAGAATGGCGATGGCGCAGAGCCCGGCGAGCACCGGCATCAGGTTGCGGAACACCGCCTGGCCCGGCAGCATGGGCCGCCAGGTGAAGTAGCCCAGGGTGGTGCCCCCGTCATCGGCAAGGGCGAAGCTCTGCAGGCCGCTCGCGATGCCGGAGGTATCGGTCACGAAACCCAGGTCGCGGAACAGGTAACGCTCGCCCAGGTTCTCCAGGAAGCTGCCATCGAGGTATCGCACCGCGACGTGGACGAATTCCTGCCCCAACGGCTCCCCGATCGTGCCGGTATCCGAAATCACCGGCTTCGCGCTGACGATCGCCGGATGGCCGCGCACGATCGCGAGATCGGAGGCGCCGACACTGTCCATCTTCTCGCCGATGTCGGAGGGGTCGGCCTTGCGGCGCAGGGCGCGCACCGCCTCGACCAGCGGCAGGACCTCGGCGGCGACGCCGGAGAACACCTGCGGCGGCAGCCGCCGGGTGCCCTCGGAGGCGAAGACCGGCCGGTTCTCCGGGTCGAGGACATAGACGGAATCATGCCCGAAATACGTGCTCAGCCAGCTTCCGAGGTTCCCGTCGATCCATTCGACATCGGTGCCGTCGCGCAGCTTCAGCACCGAATCGTCCCAGAACGTGACACTCTCCTGCTCATGGGCGATCGCCTCGGTCATGTCGGTCACGGCCATGTTGAACAGGCGGCGCTGGCCTTCCGTCGCGAAGCGGTCCGCCTCGCGCGTGGACCAGACGAGCAGCAGAACGGCTGCCGCGCTGACAATTGCAGCGAGGATGAGGGTGGGCACCACCCGCCCGAAGATGAACCCCCGGGTACTGAACTGGTTTTGCCCCGGTTCCGGGGCCGGCTCATTTCCCGCCGTCACGTTCGTTCCTTTCCGGGTCACACGCCATGAGAAACCCGCAGCGGTCGCTCGGATTTAGCACAGTTGCAGCCAGCACACCCTCAATGCGCGAAACCAGTGAACAAATTGTCAGCAGGTGTGGCCGCTTCGAGCCGTTCAAGCGCGGCGGCGAGCAGGTTCTGCGCCTCGGCGCGCAGGTCCCGGTCCAGCGGCGCGGGTTCGCGCGCCGCAAGTGGGACCGCCTTGGAGATGTGCAGCAGCAGGGCGGCGGCGGCGGCGCGGCGCGGCGCGGGCAGGCCCGGGGCCCGCGCCGCGAGCATGGCGTTCACGTGGCCGCGCATTAGCGCGCGCAGGTGCAGGCGGCGGTCGACCGCGTCGCGGCTCGCGTCGAGCAGGGCGAGGGCCACCGCCCGGTCCTCGCCCAGGTCGGTCATCAGCGCCACCCATTGCGCCGCGAGCTCCGGCGCGGAGAGGCCGGCGCTGCGTGCGGCGAGC
Protein-coding sequences here:
- a CDS encoding alpha/beta hydrolase, translating into MTTTTDILARPHRFEPARVPGRDPLLLLHGTGGDETDLLSLGRALAPGAALLSPRGSVLENGMPRFFRRLSEGVFDEADLIRRTDELAEFIAAARAAHGLEAPVAVGFSNGANIAASLLLRHPGVLAGAVLLRAMKPFAANPRPGHSATPVLMISGQMDPIVPTANANALAVDLETSGAVLTRHVLPTGHGLSQADLHIAGEWLAAHGQARSGSSTET
- a CDS encoding TetR/AcrR family transcriptional regulator; this translates as MAVAPKRRRGRERVEAILSAAAQIFAQKGYAGATMSEIARSSGTAVGSLYRFFPEKSALADALLSRYAERVDADLGALAARSAGLSAPELAAQWVALMTDLGEDRAVALALLDASRDAVDRRLHLRALMRGHVNAMLAARAPGLPAPRRAAAAALLLHISKAVPLAAREPAPLDRDLRAEAQNLLAAALERLEAATPADNLFTGFAH
- a CDS encoding acetyl-CoA acetyltransferase gives rise to the protein MDAAIVGWGHTKFGRLEGQSLEDLITMAAAEALGDAGLSGADVDAVWLGHFNAGMVADGFASSMVLGADAGMRFKPATRCENACASGSAALYAAVDAVRAGRVRVALVVGAEKMTHLDTAAVTASLGCASYQKEEAGRSFPQIFAEFASAYAERFGDPTEAMARIAVKNHANAMHNPLAQMHRPLELDFCRTVSNRNPMIAAPLKVTDCSLVSDGAAAIVVVRKDMVGEFRRAVGFRAAVQVNDYLPLSAKDLPAFEGPREAVRRAYETAGITVDDLDFAEVHDCFTIAELLSTEALGLAPAGGGREIVIEGQTGPGGRLPVNLSGGLKAKGHPVGATGVSMHVLAARQLTGEAGEMQAPGATLGLCFNMGGGAVANYVSVLEPLRA
- a CDS encoding putative bifunctional diguanylate cyclase/phosphodiesterase, whose amino-acid sequence is MTAGNEPAPEPGQNQFSTRGFIFGRVVPTLILAAIVSAAAVLLLVWSTREADRFATEGQRRLFNMAVTDMTEAIAHEQESVTFWDDSVLKLRDGTDVEWIDGNLGSWLSTYFGHDSVYVLDPENRPVFASEGTRRLPPQVFSGVAAEVLPLVEAVRALRRKADPSDIGEKMDSVGASDLAIVRGHPAIVSAKPVISDTGTIGEPLGQEFVHVAVRYLDGSFLENLGERYLFRDLGFVTDTSGIASGLQSFALADDGGTTLGYFTWRPMLPGQAVFRNLMPVLAGLCAIAILGLCLFLWLLYRRSAALSATEARMHYMALHDTLTGLPNRAMFVTRLERALRSSLSGPGGTALLYVDLDHFKRVNDTLGHPAGDRLIQEVGNRLQRLIRETDTVARFGGDEFAIVMAGVTEEAHVLHLCERIVDSAREPFSIEGNQVFIGVSIGYAIAWSGGPGRNELVRRADVALYRAKSLGRNRCVVYTQDMDALLQERRRIETDLRAALRAGGQLAVYYQPIFATRSRVLTGFEALLRWNHPERGAISPEVFIPIAEDIGLIEEIGGWVMAEACRTAAGWPGLTISVNVSALELRDPSYASRLAELMGNAGLPAERLELELTESAMIDSPGVHAETLQVLRRMGVRLVIDDFGTGFSNLGRLQSLEVDRIKIDRSFIQALGRSANDAAIVRAIIDLAHATVLETTAEGVETEEQNAQIDALGCDSVQGFLFSEALSREHACALVQARARDAAPEVRLCGPVGDMAGPG